TACcccacagagcaggcagagggcTGGGGCATTCACAGATTTTAATTTAGTTCTTTtctggagacaaaaaaaaaaaaaaaaaacaacccaaaaaaagaaaaaaaataaaataaaaaggcatCAAAAGCCCCCATTTTCAGATTCGGGGGTGCAGAGACTCCCCCCACGGCGCATCTCCCCACCCCTGTAGTgtctgggggtgcaggggtCCCACTGCACCCTGgagagacccccccaaaacccaggcCCTCCCCCTGCCCTAAACCTACAGGGAAGGCACCTCATGGGGGGTCCCCAAACGTGGGGGCCACCCCGGGGACGGCGGGGACCCCCCAAACTGGAGGCTGTGGGGGAGAAGGGGACCCCGATTGCTCtctacatatatataatatacaccTATAGAACAGGCTGGGGGGGAGTCTGGCCCCCCCGGACCCCAAAAGCACCCGAACTCCTGGGGGCGAAGGGGAACGGGAataaaaggggagggggggagaCCAAGGCCAGCCTTGGGCTCGCCCCGCTGTGCCTTCCCCGGGGCCCCCCACCCCAGGGGCGGCCGTGCCCCCCACCCCAGGGTGCTGAGGAGGTGGGTGGGACGAATGGacccccctgctccagctcgGATTTGAGGGGGGCTGTGTTGGCTCCTGCTCCCCAAGGTCAGTTTGGGTGGGCTAAGGCAAAGCCCGGCCGGCGCTCACGGCgaggcacagggacacacggtTAAGACAGACGGATGGACAGGGGGGGTCCTGGCCTTCATCCCTCCCCCCTCgccgctcctcctcctcctcctcctctccggGCTCAGAAAATATCCGGGCACAAGCTCCAGTCCTGCTTCTCCTTGCTCTCCCAGTAGCCCCCCTTGTAGACGTGTGCCAGCTCCTGCGTCACTGGGTCCTTCTTCCGCTCGAACCACAGTGGTTTGTAGGGATCGTAGGGTGTccctggggaaggggggggACACAGTGGGGTGAGGGCCTGggggggacacccaggggggACACCCCTGTCTGACAGCCATGCCTTACCGTCCTCGGTGGCGCGGGCGGCCTCGGCCTCGCGGCGCTTGCGGGAGAGCCGCTGCTTCTCCTCCAGCCGCTGCTTCTCGGCGTTGGCCTCGTCCCACCTCCCGTTCTCCATGAGGCGCTGGTCCGGGCGCCACCGGCTGTCCGTGGGGGCCGTCCCGCCTTCCGGCGCGTTCAGGGTCAGCGCCAGCTCCGAGAAGTAGTACATGTTCTCTGCGTACTTCCTACGGCACGGCAAGGAACGGGGCTCAGCGCCAGCCCCGCAGCCCTGCTCCCGAGGATGCCTCATTCCCGTTTTCCCCACTCACGGCAGCGGGTTCCGCTTCCACAGCAGCACCCGGCTGTCCTCAGCCTCATGGGCTCGTGGCCGCGCCTCGGCTCCgttttctcctgttcccagcTGGACCTTGTAGCAATCCATCTTCTCGTCCCATGTGCCCAGCAGGGCAAAATGCACCTTTCCCGAGGGGTCCATCACCTCCCCGGTCACCTGGTGGGAGAGGGGACAGCCTGGATCAGGACACACTGGAGTCATGAGCAGCCCGGTGTGTCCCACGGCTCCGTGTCCCTACCTTCCTCGCCACATCCCGGGAGAAGTAGCTGTAAGGGACAAACTTGAGGATGCACTTGTCCCCTGTCTTGTGGTTGACGATCTCGATCTCACCTGACTGTGGAGGGGAGAGGACAGTCAGACCCACCCATGCCCCATTCCCCAGGGATCCACACTTCCCTACACCTCCCATCCACAACTTCCCACCTGGTCTATCCAGAGCTTCCCCACGATGATGTTGTGCACGGTGGTTGTCACCTTTTTCCACGTGTAGTGGTTGCCGGAGGAGTGGAAGACGCAGTGGATGGTACCTGAGGGAGGGAGATCGTGCTGGGAACCACACCTGGAGCCTCGGGTGGTCCCGAAAATCCCACATACTCCTGGGGTGCTCACCCAGAGGCATGATGGAGAGGTATTTCCCTCGGAATTTGCTGGTGATTTTGATTTCCTGGCGCAGCGTCCAGCCGTTCTTGGAGTCGGCGtggtgggcagcagctggtgggTGGTGGCTCACCTGGACACGGGATTGGGGACAGCTCAGTGCCAGCCATCCCAACAGCCCGGGAAAGGCTGGCAGAGTGGAGCTGGCCACACCTGCTCGCAGAGGGAGCGGTATCCGTTCTCCTCCAGGCGATCCAGCTCAAAGGTCTCCCCCAGGAGCGGGTTGAAGGGTTTGCTGGTGCGGAAGACGGTGGTGGAGTAGGAGGACACGGTGAAAGCAGCCACGTagcacagctgctccagggaactCTCGCACCGCGCCGCCCGATCCAGCAGCTCGTGGTATTCCAGGTCCTCCGTCAGCCGCTGCAGCATGGACAGCGGCTCGTTGAAATTCACCTGGAAGAGGGAAAGGGTCAGAAAAAAGGGGTTCTGAGGTGCCCCGTGCCCACCCACCGGCTGCATCTGTGCTCACTGGCATGGGAATCTTGGACAGCTCCTTCCCAATGCAGTTCTTCATGATGCTCCAGAGGTTGAGGCTGTAGTTGGGTTTGTAGGGAATGCGggttctcttttccttcttggtGTCCTCAACCTGGTGCTTGTACTAGGGAGAGGGGAGGCAAAGGCTGCTATATCCCTACAAAACCCTTCCATGGGAATTTGGGCACCCCAAAGCCATAAAACCCCATCCCACCTGCTCGTCCAGGCTGATGTCACTGCTGGTGCCGCTGATGTTGCTCCCAGTTCTCCtgggaaggggggaaagggggtgAACATTCccgagcagggcagagcagtgagGGGACTCCCCTCTCCCCCAAAACTCACTTGTGGCCCATGACGTCGGGCATGGGGAAGATCTCCGGGGCGTCAAAGAACTCGTTGTTGTCATCGTCCTCGTCACTCAGGTCGCCTTTGGCAGGGCAGCACAGATCTGGGAAAGGGGACACGGCTGGTGAGGAAGGAACATCATTCCCAGTTTCCTGCTGAAGGCTCCCCCATCACCATCATCCCTACCCCAGCCCTGAGGGGTGTCGGATAAGGCTCAGAGGAGCCAGTTTGGACCCTGTTGGGGATGCCAGAATCACTTGGCTACACAGATGAGCTGGGACAGACACATCCTTTGGGATCAGCACAGCGAGAGAAGCTCAGCCTGGCTTGGAAAATCCCAGGAAGCATCTGGGGGACACTTGGGCACAGCGCTTGTCCCCCTCCCCACCTTTGCCAGAGCCTGCAGTGCCGGGCGTGCTGGCGGGGAGCACCGTGGCCCCCCGGAAAGCCCTTTCCAGGTGGTTGTGCTGCTTGGCCAGCTGCTCCAGCGTCTCCTCCAGCCGGATCCGCTGATCCCGCTCCTGCTGCAGTGACTTCTGCCACTTCTTCCCGTGAGTTTGTGCCAGGAGCATGAAATCCCGGCAGGCCTGTGGGGAAACGGCGCTCAGCATGGAAGTGGGGGCTTTTCCCACTGTCGGATCCTCAGGATGGGGACTCACATTGATCATGGCGTTGGAGGTGATGCGGAAGAGCGTGGCCCGCTCGTTGACCTGCTTGATCTTGTCCGTGCTCTCTGGGGGGAGCCGCAGGGCCTCGAGCTCGCTGAGGGAGCGCTGCAGGGCCGTGCCGTGCTTGGCAATCAGGTCGTTGCAGGTGCTCAGGTCCTCCACCTTGCTGGATAAAATCCGCAGGGTGTTCTGCAGCTCCGTCTTGTCCGTCTGCGACACCGACTCGTCGCCGGAGTCGTCTGCAGGCGGGAAGGGATGTGGGATTGTCATTTCACACCAGGAGCTGGTGGTGGGGCTGCCAGGAAGGGCACAGGGGGATCCCCAACCCCCTGAGGGCTGATGGTCCACCTCTCTGCATGCCAGGCTGTTTGGGTCACATATGCATGGAAACGGCCATCCCCTTCCAAATCGTCttgctggagatgctgggatgctgcccagggcactgggatccTGCCCTAGGTCCTGTGGGGCACTGGGATCCTGCCCTAGGGGCACTGGGTTTGTGAGGAACTCAAAGGCTGCCCTAAGGACATTGATGCTGCCCTGTGATCTTGccctggggtcactgggatcCTGTGCCCTGTGGGACCCAGATTCTCCTCTCTGGGCATTGGGATCCTGCCCCCGGTCCTGTGAGGCACTGGGATTCTGCCCTGGGGACGCTGGGATCCTGTGGAACACTAATATCCTGTCCCAAGTCCTCCAAGCACTGGGATCCTGCCCTGGGATTCTTGCCACCTGTGAGGCTCTGGGAACCTGGCACTGGGATACCACTCTGAGGACActgatcctgccctgggcactgtcagGCACTGGGATTTCACCCTGAGTGCACCATGACCCCGCCATGGATCCAGGAATTCCGTACCTGACTCCTCCAGCATCTTGACAGCCTTGGCCTTGGCGAGCTCGAGGGCGGTGACCCAGCGCTGCCGCTCCACCTCGGAGCTGGCCTTGAGGTGGTAGGTCTGGGCTCCGCCGTTGGAGATGATGAAATTGCAGGAATCC
The Agelaius phoeniceus isolate bAgePho1 chromosome 6, bAgePho1.hap1, whole genome shotgun sequence DNA segment above includes these coding regions:
- the OSBP gene encoding oxysterol-binding protein 1 isoform X1 yields the protein MAELRAAGAGPGPAAPPGPAALPTAPGAPPALPSPAANVGAAPAPTAAPAAPTTSAGGGAGAGGGGAGPGSAREGWLFKWTNYIKGYQRRWFVLSNGLLSYYRSKAEMGHTCRGTINLATANISVEDSCNFIISNGGAQTYHLKASSEVERQRWVTALELAKAKAVKMLEESDDSGDESVSQTDKTELQNTLRILSSKVEDLSTCNDLIAKHGTALQRSLSELEALRLPPESTDKIKQVNERATLFRITSNAMINACRDFMLLAQTHGKKWQKSLQQERDQRIRLEETLEQLAKQHNHLERAFRGATVLPASTPGTAGSGKDLCCPAKGDLSDEDDDNNEFFDAPEIFPMPDVMGHKRTGSNISGTSSDISLDEQYKHQVEDTKKEKRTRIPYKPNYSLNLWSIMKNCIGKELSKIPMPVNFNEPLSMLQRLTEDLEYHELLDRAARCESSLEQLCYVAAFTVSSYSTTVFRTSKPFNPLLGETFELDRLEENGYRSLCEQVSHHPPAAAHHADSKNGWTLRQEIKITSKFRGKYLSIMPLGTIHCVFHSSGNHYTWKKVTTTVHNIIVGKLWIDQSGEIEIVNHKTGDKCILKFVPYSYFSRDVARKVTGEVMDPSGKVHFALLGTWDEKMDCYKVQLGTGENGAEARPRAHEAEDSRVLLWKRNPLPKYAENMYYFSELALTLNAPEGGTAPTDSRWRPDQRLMENGRWDEANAEKQRLEEKQRLSRKRREAEAARATEDGTPYDPYKPLWFERKKDPVTQELAHVYKGGYWESKEKQDWSLCPDIF
- the OSBP gene encoding oxysterol-binding protein 1 isoform X2, with protein sequence MAELRAAGAGPGPAAPPGPAALPTAPGAPPALPSPAANVGAAPAPTAAPAAPTTSAGGGAGAGGGGAGPGSAREGWLFKWTNYIKGYQRRWFVLSNGLLSYYRSKAEMGHTCRGTINLATANISVEDSCNFIISNGGAQTYHLKASSEVERQRWVTALELAKAKAVKMLEESDDSGDESVSQTDKTELQNTLRILSSKVEDLSTCNDLIAKHGTALQRSLSELEALRLPPESTDKIKQVNERATLFRITSNAMINACRDFMLLAQTHGKKWQKSLQQERDQRIRLEETLEQLAKQHNHLERAFRGATVLPASTPGTAGSGKDLCCPAKGDLSDEDDDNNEFFDAPEIFPMPDVMGHKRTGSNISGTSSDISLDEQYKHQVEDTKKEKRTRIPYKPNYSLNLWSIMKNCIGKELSKIPMPVNFNEPLSMLQRLTEDLEYHELLDRAARCESSLEQLCYVAAFTVSSYSTTVFRTSKPFNPLLGETFELDRLEENGYRSLCEQVSHHPPAAAHHADSKNGWTLRQEIKITSKFRGKYLSIMPLGTIHCVFHSSGNHYTWKKVTTTVHNIIVGKLWIDQSGEIEIVNHKTGDKCILKFVPYSYFSRDVARKVTGEVMDPSGKVHFALLGTWDEKMDCYKVQLGTGENGAEARPRAHEAEDSRVLLWKRNPLPKYAENMYYFSELALTLNAPEGGTAPTDSRWRPDQRLMENGRWDEANAEKQRLEEKQRLSRKRREAEAARATEDGKAWLSDRGVPPGCPPQALTPLCPPPSPGTPYDPYKPLWFERKKDPVTQELAHVYKGGYWESKEKQDWSLCPDIF